The Rhizobium indicum genome has a segment encoding these proteins:
- a CDS encoding DUF72 domain-containing protein — protein MAERNAEEIAARRARRAERRQRQRDANVDRSAKMHQVRIADSQVNNPTEDRLGGRIHIGCSGWYYWHWKGKFYPADIPSNQYFRIYQDHFETVELNAPFYSWPTIGAVKTWIRQADPGFVYTIKVCELITHIKRFEDTKSLIEDFGYIADLLGPQMGCFLFQLPPSVRYTSEMLQSILSQLDPRHRNVVEFRHKSWWTDEVFEAFTAAGAIFCSCSGPRLPDELVRTADDIYVRFHGTKQWYRHDYSDAELLVWVERIRQSSAKTVWVYFNNDRDGHSIKNASRLSELMKIPAT, from the coding sequence TTGGCGGAGCGCAATGCCGAAGAAATCGCAGCCCGCCGGGCACGCCGCGCGGAACGCCGGCAAAGGCAGCGCGATGCCAATGTCGATCGGTCCGCCAAAATGCATCAGGTCCGGATTGCCGATTCGCAGGTCAACAACCCGACCGAGGATCGACTGGGTGGCCGCATCCATATCGGGTGTTCGGGCTGGTACTATTGGCATTGGAAGGGGAAGTTCTATCCTGCGGATATCCCGTCGAACCAATATTTCCGGATCTATCAGGATCACTTCGAAACGGTAGAGCTCAACGCTCCATTTTATTCGTGGCCGACAATCGGAGCGGTGAAGACCTGGATCCGCCAGGCAGACCCAGGCTTCGTCTATACGATCAAGGTCTGCGAGCTGATAACCCATATCAAGCGGTTCGAGGACACGAAAAGTCTCATCGAGGATTTCGGCTATATCGCCGACCTTCTCGGCCCGCAGATGGGCTGCTTTCTCTTCCAGCTGCCGCCGAGCGTGCGCTACACTTCGGAAATGCTGCAATCCATTTTATCGCAGCTCGACCCGCGCCACAGGAACGTTGTCGAATTTCGCCACAAGAGTTGGTGGACTGACGAGGTCTTCGAAGCCTTTACAGCCGCTGGGGCGATCTTCTGCTCTTGCAGCGGCCCCCGGTTGCCGGATGAGCTTGTTCGGACTGCCGATGACATTTACGTTCGGTTCCACGGGACTAAGCAATGGTATCGCCACGATTACAGCGATGCGGAACTGCTCGTGTGGGTCGAGCGCATTCGGCAAAGCTCGGCGAAGACCGTGTGGGTCTACTTCAACAACGATCGCGACGGACATTCGATCAAGAATGCCAGCCGGTTGTCGGAGCTAATGAAGATACCAGCCACGTAG
- a CDS encoding MFS transporter — protein MKIAPQQRIYVCFFLFAVSLGALLSRMPDLQVAMGVNKSELGLTLIGAAIGALISLTLSSPLIARLGARTTAFITVLGTSALLSLVPWIGAAPVVFCVLFVEGLLAGALEINLNVEIDRIEAQLGRGVMNRAHGFWSLGFFVTALVSSVVRQAGISMELHLAATFVTVLVIGIWAISGMRNAPARIALHEGKAPLVALPTWGLMPLCVIGIAAFLVEGAGIDWSAIYMRDVFSVEPFIGGLGLTLFTFCMALARLFVDPLVDRFGARAVATMLLVLSAIGICAVSGAPHPYVALAGFALMGAGCSAVYPLAVSAAAQRTDRAAYLNVAALGQMSFVVFFLAPPLLGFIAEHAGIRTSYLVCLPLIIYALFSAKALATLRAAGGGSAATARSVNG, from the coding sequence ATGAAAATCGCGCCGCAGCAGCGGATCTATGTCTGCTTCTTTCTCTTCGCTGTGTCGCTGGGGGCGTTGCTGTCGAGGATGCCGGATTTGCAGGTTGCGATGGGCGTCAATAAATCCGAGCTTGGGTTGACGCTGATAGGGGCTGCGATCGGCGCCTTGATTTCGTTGACTTTATCTTCACCCTTGATCGCCCGGCTCGGCGCGCGTACGACGGCATTCATCACCGTTCTCGGCACGTCTGCGCTGCTGTCGCTGGTGCCGTGGATCGGTGCGGCGCCGGTCGTGTTCTGTGTGCTCTTCGTCGAGGGGCTGCTCGCCGGGGCGCTGGAGATCAATCTCAATGTTGAGATCGACCGCATCGAAGCGCAGCTAGGACGCGGCGTGATGAACAGGGCGCATGGTTTCTGGAGCCTCGGCTTCTTCGTCACAGCGCTTGTCTCCTCGGTCGTCCGCCAAGCGGGCATTTCGATGGAACTCCATCTCGCCGCGACCTTTGTCACGGTTCTTGTCATCGGCATCTGGGCGATTTCCGGCATGCGGAATGCGCCGGCGCGGATCGCGTTGCATGAAGGCAAGGCACCGCTGGTAGCGCTTCCCACCTGGGGCCTAATGCCGCTCTGCGTGATCGGCATCGCGGCCTTTCTCGTCGAAGGTGCCGGGATCGACTGGTCGGCGATCTATATGCGCGATGTGTTTTCGGTCGAGCCCTTCATTGGCGGATTGGGATTGACGCTCTTTACCTTCTGCATGGCGCTGGCGCGCCTGTTCGTCGATCCGCTGGTCGATCGGTTTGGCGCGCGGGCCGTCGCCACGATGTTGCTTGTTCTTTCGGCGATCGGCATCTGCGCCGTGTCGGGGGCGCCGCATCCCTATGTCGCGCTGGCGGGCTTTGCCTTGATGGGCGCCGGCTGCAGCGCGGTCTATCCTCTCGCCGTTTCGGCGGCGGCCCAACGCACAGATCGCGCGGCGTATCTCAACGTCGCCGCCCTCGGCCAGATGAGCTTTGTCGTCTTCTTCCTGGCGCCGCCGCTGCTCGGTTTCATTGCCGAACATGCTGGCATCCGGACATCCTATCTCGTCTGTCTTCCGCTGATCATTTACGCGCTCTTCTCGGCCAAGGCGCTTGCTACGCTCCGGGCTGCCGGCGGCGGTAGCGCTGCGACTGCTCGGAGCGTCAACGGGTAA
- a CDS encoding DUF982 domain-containing protein — MPTEIWQTPIEIAVAGGDHFKSVQNSREALETLMTCWPEKGGRSFAIAKRACMKSLSGEAEHAAAARAFQEAAIDAGILRS; from the coding sequence ATGCCGACGGAAATCTGGCAAACACCTATCGAGATCGCCGTCGCGGGCGGCGATCACTTCAAAAGCGTCCAAAACAGCCGCGAGGCCCTTGAGACCCTCATGACCTGCTGGCCCGAAAAAGGCGGGAGGTCGTTCGCCATTGCAAAACGCGCCTGCATGAAGTCGCTCAGCGGAGAAGCGGAGCATGCCGCGGCAGCGCGTGCCTTTCAGGAAGCGGCGATCGACGCTGGTATCCTCCGCTCTTAA